The region TCACCCCGCGGTAGTTGTCAGCCCCGGTTGGTGATGAACGCGCTGTGCAGCTCGGCCAAGGTCGCAAAGTGATAGGCCGGTTGTTCCGCTGTCAGCTCCTCATGACTGCCAAAGCCGTATCCGACTGCGACAGCTTCCAGTCCATTGCTGCGAGCGCCAATCAGGTCGTGCTTGCGGTCGCCGATCATCAAGGTTTGCGCCGGATCCAGCGATTCCTCGGCAAGCAGGTGAGCAATCAACTCGACCTTGTTGGTACGGGTGCCGTCCAGCTCACTGCCGTAGATCACTTTGAAGTGATGATCGAACTGGAAATGCCGGGCAATCTCACGGGCAAACTGCCAAGGCTTGGACGTGGCGATGTACAGCGTTCTGCCCTGCCCGTTCAAGGCTTCGAGGAGCGGCTGGACACCCTCGAACACCAGGTTTTCATACAATCCGGTCACCTTGAAGCGCTCGCGGTAGAAATTCACCGCTTGCCAGGCTTTGGCTTCGTCGAAGCCATAAAATTGCATGAATGCCTGTAGCAACGGAGGGCCGATGAAGTGCTCAAGACGCGCCAGGTCTGGTTCATCGATATCCAGCTTGGCCAGGGCGAACTGGATCGAACGCGTGATGCCCAGGCGCGGATCGGTCAGGGTGCCGTCGAGGTCGAAAAGAATATTCTGCTGATGCATAACTGTCTCGATAAGGGGCGTGGACGGACTCACTCAGGCAAGTGATAGCCTTCGGCCAAGTGCTGGTCTTTGAGTTTTACGTAGTTGCTGGCGCTGTAGGGGAAGAACGCGCGTTCCTTTTCAGTCAAGGCCCGGGCCTGTTTGACCGGGCTGCCAACATACAGGTAGCCGCTTTCCAGGCGTTTTCCCGGCGGGACCAGACTGCCGGCACCAATGATCACTTCGTCTTCGACGATTGCCCCGTCCATGATCGTACTGCCCATGCCGACCAGAATCCGGTTGCCGAGGGTGCAGCCATGCAGCATCACTTTATGACCGATGGTCACTTCGTCACCGATCAGCAATGGAAAGCCGTCGGGATTGAACGGGCCGGCATGGGTAATGTGCAACACGCTGCCGTCTTGCACGCTGGTGCGAGCGCCAATGCGGATTCGGTGCATATCGCCGCGGATCACTGTCAGTGGCCAGACGGAGCTGTCTGCACCGATCTCGACATCACCCAGCACCACGGCGCTGCGGTCCACGAAGGCACGCTCGGCCAAGCGCGGCGAATGGTTCTGGAAGGTGCGAATGGCCATGATAGGGGTTCTCTTTGGTGTTGATAGGGCTGCGGTCTGCGTCGATTGTAATTAAGATGGTCCGGTGTTTCTTCTGCCAAGGTGTTTAACCGTGAGTGCGAACAACCCGCTACTGCAGTCTTATGACTTGCCGCCCTTCTCGGCGATCCGTGCCGAGCATGTGCAGCCGGCGATTGAACAGATCCTGGCCGACAACCGTACAGCTATTGCCCAAATCCTCAAGACTCAAGGCCAGCAACCAAGCTGGGCCGGTCTGGTGCTGGCCATGGACGAACTCAATGATCGCCTGGGCGCCGCCTGGAGCCCGGTCAGTCACCTCAATGCCGTGTGCAACAGCGCCGAGCTGCGTGAAGCCTACGAGGCCTGCCTGCCAGCGCTCAGTGCGTATGCCACTGAACTTGGCCAGAACCGCGAGCTGTTCCAGGCCTACGAGGCGTTGATCGCCAGCCCGGAAGCGGCAAGCTTCGACGTTGCGCAAAAGACTATTCTTGAACATGCCCTGCGTGACTTCCGCCTGTCGGGTATCGACCTGCCAGCTGATCAGCAGCAACGGTATGCCCAGGTGCAAAGCAAACTCAGCGAGCTGGGCAGCCGGTTCTCCAACCAGTTGCTCGATGCCACCCAGGCCTGGACCAAGCATGTCACCGATGAGGCTGCGCTGGCCGGACTGACTGATTCGGCCAAGGCGCAGATGGCCGCTGCAGCCCAGGCCAAAGGGCTTGATGGCTGGCTGATCAGCCTGGAGTTCCCCAGCTACTACGCCGTGATGACTTACGGCGAAGATCGCGCGTTGCGCGAAGAAATTTACGCCGCCTACTGCACCCGCGCTTCTGATCAGGGTCCTAATGCCGGTCAGTTCGACAACGGTCCGGTGATGGGCGAAATTCTTGACCTGCGCCAGGAGTTAGCCGAACTGCTGGGCTATGCGAACTACGCTGAGCTGAGCCTGGCAACAAAAATGGCCGAGTCCAGCGACCAGGTGCTGACCTTCCTGCGTGACCTGGCCAAGCGCAGCAAGCCGTTTGCCATCCAGGATCTGGCTCAGCTCAAGGCTTACGCGGCCGAGCAAGGTTGTCCGGACCTGCAAAGCTGGGACAGCGGCTTTTACGGCGAAAAACTCCGTGAGCAGCGCTACAGCGTGTCTCAGGAAACCCTGCGTGCCTACTTCCCGATTGATAAGGTGTTGTCTGGTCTGTTCGCTATTGTCCAGCGTCTGTACGGTATCGAAATTGCCGAGCTCAAGGGCTTCGACACCTGGCATCCGGATGTGCGCCTGTTCGAAATTAAGGAGCATGGTCAGCACGTAGGCCGCTTCTTCTTCGACCTTTATGCCCGCGCCAACAAGCGTGGCGGCGCTTGGATGGACGGTGCCCGCGACCGTCGACGGAACGCGGAGGGCCAATTGCAGAGCCCGGTGGCAAACCTGGTATGTAACTTCACGCCTGCAGTACCTGGTAAACCTGCGCTGCTGACGCACGATGAAGTCACCACCTTGTTCCACGAGTTTGGGCATGGCTTGCACCACTTGCTGACTCGCATCGAGCATGCCGGTGTGTCGGGAATCAATGGTGTGGCCTGGGATGCCGTGGAACTGCCTAGCCAGTTCATGGAAAACTGGTGCTGGGAGCCTGAAGGTCTGGCGCTGATCTCCGCTCATTACGAAACCGGTGCAGCCCTTCCACAAGACCTGCTTGAGAAAATGCTGGCGGCGAAAAACTTCCAGTCCGGGCTGATGATGGTCCGTCAATTGGAGTTCTCGCTGTTCGACTTCGAACTGCACGCCAGCCACGGCGACGGCCGTAGTGTGCTGGAAGTGCTCGAGGGCATTCGCGACGAAGTCTCGGTCATGCGGCCACCTGCGTACAACCGCTTCCCCAACAGCTTTGCGCACATCTTTGCCGGGGGTTATGCCGCGGGCTACTACAGTTACAAGTGGGCTGAAGTGCTCTCGGCCGATGCGTTCTCGCGGTTTGAGGAAGAAGGCGTGCTAAACGCGCAAACGGGTCGTGCTTTTCGCGAGGCGATTCTGGCGCGTGGCGGCTCGCAGGAGCCGATGCTGCTGTTCGTCGACTTCCGTGGTCGTGAGCCATCAATCGATGCACTCTTGCGCCATTGTGGTTTGAGTGAGGATGTGGCGGCATGAGCGATGGGCCTGTGATAACGAAAAAACGCTTCATCGCCGGGGCAGTCTGCCCGGCATGCAGCGAGCCGGACAAACTGATGATGTGGAGCGAAGACAGCGTCCCGCATCGAGAGTGTGTGGCGTGTGGGTTCTGCGACACGCTCAACGAACAGGGGCTGTCGGTGCCCAAGGAGCTGGGCACTCGAGTCAACAAGATCGAGGTCAAACCAGCCGAGGCGAAGGTGCAGACTGTTCAGTTCTTCCCCAATCCCAAGCTGAAAAAGCCTGCGGAGTAAGGCTGTCACCCTACCCGGGGCGTCCTGCCCTGGGTGTCTTGTATTTTCCCGTGCAGTAGATAGTTACCGCTTGTCAGGCTGATGTGTCTTGCAAGCTCGGGTCACTGATAACCCGAGCAAGGAAGCACTATGAGTACTGAAAATCCACTGTTGGGCGCCCAAGGTCTGATCGCCTACGACCAAATCACCCTGGAGCATTTACGTCCTGCTGTCGATCAGGTGATCGAGGAGCACGAAAACGGCATCGACCAAATCATCGGCCATCAGCAGGCATTGCCCACTTGGGACGACCTGGTGCTTGCCGTGGATGGGCTGGATGCCAGGTTGCAGGGAGTGTTCTACTCCATGGTTCCTTTGATGGCTCGAGGCGATGCCTGGGCATCTGAAGTGTTCGAGTGCTATGGACTCATCGACGCGCGCTTCAAGCAGAAGCTTAAAAATGCGCCGCTGCATGTTTTGTATGAGCGTCTCGCCGCCAGCGACGTGGGGGCCAATCTTGATGCCCATCAGCGTGGCACCTTGCAACAAGTGCTCAAGGAGTTTCGTCTGGCAGGTGTTGGCCTGGACGATGCCAGACAGCTTGAACTGGAACAGCTGGAGTCGCGGATCCGCGAGTTGGAGGGGAAATTCCAGGAAACGCTGCAGAAGTCGGTTGAGCAATCCAGCATCCACATTACCGATGAAACGCAGCTTGAGGGGGTTCCTGAACCGCTGCGCGCCGACCTGGCTCAAAAGGCCAGGGATGCCTCATTGCCCGGCTGGCTGATTGTTTGTGTGCAGGAACCGTGCAACGCGATTCTTAAACATGCCACGGACCGCGCCCTGCGCGAGCAGGTTTACCGCGCATACACCACCCGCGGCTGGGACAGTGAACTGGCACATGACAACGGCCCGGTGCTGGAGCAGTTGGCGCAACTCAGGCTCGAAAAAGCCCGCCTGCTAGGGTTTGACAGTTACATGGCGTTGAGCCTTGAATCGAAAAGTGCCGGCTCCGTCGAGCAAGTTGCAGGCTTTCTCGACGATCTGGTTCGCAGGGTTGGCCCAGGGATGCAGCGAAGGCAAACACGACTGCAGGCGGTGGGGCAGTCCCATGGTCTGGAGACTGTCCAACCTTGGGACGTGACTTATCTGCAGGCTGCTGATGCGCGGGCAACGTTGGGTCTTCCGGCTAAAGGGCTGCGCGGCTTCTTCCCGCTGGACAAGGTGGTGCAAGCTTTGCGTGAGCTGACCTGGCAGTTGTTTGGCGTCACCTTGAACACTGATGAGTCCGTCGCGGCCTGGGATCCAGGCGTACTCACCTTTGAGGTGCTCCAGGACCATGCGACGATTGGTTATATTCACCTCGACCTGATCGACCGACCTGGCAAACAAGTGTTGGGCGTTTCTACCTCATACATCTGGCACCGACGGATCGATGCCGAGGGTATCTACCATGGCGCCGTGGCGGTAGTGTTCAGCGACATCGCACCAGGCATTGGTGGTGAGCAACCACAACTCAGTCACCTCTCTCTGCGCAAGTTGTTTCACGAGTACGGGCATGCCATGCACCACCTGCTGGTGCGCACCAACAACCATCTACTGTCCGATCTACGACGCTTGGGGGCGGACGGCGTAGAGGTGTCGAGTAAATTGCTTGAACGTTGGGCGTGGGATGCCGACTACATGGCCGACATTTCTTCGCACCATGAGGATGGCCGCAAGCTGACAACGGAGCAGGTACAACTGGCGCTGACGGCTTTGCAGGGCGAGGGCATTCAGGAGTGCGCACTCCTGCTGTCTCAAGCCTTGTTCGATTTCGATCTGCACCTGTCAGCTGATGACGGCAGGACAATCGACCAGCGAGCCGAGACCAGTCATGCGCAGGTTTGTGGTTGGCCATTGGTAGGTTTTGAACGTCCCATGCATGCCTTGGATCACTTGGTCAGTGGATATGACGCGAGTTTCTACGCTTACCTGTGGTCCGATGCTCAGGCTTTTGATTTGTTTACACGTTTCCAGAGCGAAGGCTTGCGCAGTGCTTCGACGGGGCGAGCGTTGCAGGATGTGGTTCTGTCACAAGGTGCGGCGCGCCCAATTTCGCAAAGCCTGGAAGCTTTCCTGGGACGTCCAGTGAGCTATGTGCCCTTCCTGCGCTGGTATGGTGTGGCTGAAGATGATTGACCAAAGGCGCTGGCAGAAATAGCCATACCTCTATACTGTATGTAAATACAGTATAGAGGTTGGCGCGATGTTCTCTCCAGCACCGCAAAGGGGCCGTGGTACGACCCTCAATCCCCACAATCGCTTCGCCCCCAGGCAATCGCTTGCAGAAGACGATGGCTGGTACCAAGAGGTACCCATGACCCAAGGGACCGAGGTGCGCAGCGAGACGGCCAAGTCCATCATTACTCGCAACACCTCACCCGATCTGCCTTTCGACCGCTCGATCAATCCCTATCGTGGCTGCGAGCATGGTTGTATCTACTGCTATGCGCGGCCAAGCCATGCCTACTGGGATTTGTCTCCTGGACTGGATTTCGAGACCAAGCTGATCGCCAAGACCAATGCTGCGCAAGTGCTTGAGCAGCAGTTGAGCAAGCCGGGTTATGTCTGTGCTCCGATCAATCTTGGCTCCAACACAGATCCCTACCAACCCATCGAACGCGAGCAGAAACTGACCCGGCGCTTGCTGGAGGTGCTGCTGCGCTATCGTCATCCGGTCACGATTGTCACCAAAGGCTCGTTGATCCTTCGTGACCTGGATGTGCTCGCCGAGCTGGCCCGGCAACGCTTGGTGACGGTAATGATCAGCCTGACGACCCTCGATGATGAGCTAAAACGCACGCTGGAGCCTCGGGCCGCAGCGCCCAAGGCGCGATTGCGAGCGATCCGGGTGCTGAGTGAGGCCGGCGTTCCGGTAGGCGTGCTGTGTTCACCGATGATCCCGATGATCAATGACAGCGAGCTGGAGCAGTTGCTTGAGGCGGCCAAGAACGCCGGAGCGCTGAGCGCGGCGTACATGCTGTTGCGTTTGCCGCTGGAGGTTGCACCGTTGTTCGAGCAATGGTTGCAGGATCACTATCCACAACGCGCCAACCATGTATTGAGTCTTATCCGCCAGAGCCGCGGTGGAGAGTTGTATGACAGCCGCTTTGGTGCGCGCATGCGCGGTGAAGGTGTATTTGCCGACTTGTTGGCGCAGCGGTTCGCCAAGGCGATCCGTCGCCTGGAGCTGAATCAGCGCAAAGGCTATGCGCTTGATTGCAGTGCCTTTTGTCCGCCAGGAGGGCAGATGTCGTTGCTCTGACGTAAGTAATGGGTATTGGCCATTGATGGTTTTTTGATATTATTCTGGCCTCTCCTTGAATCTCTGGAACGCCCGTTCTAGAGCCTCTTAATTCAGTTTGAGTTAAGTTTTTCCGCGTAGCGTAGGAATTCAGCCAACAACTGATGTGATTGTTGGTGCGCGCTGGTCATCCAAACGACATGCGCTATTTGAATCATCAACCCGGTAAAATGGACTTAACCAAAAACCGTCAAAGAGGATGAATCATGCCCGTCAAGGACCCATCCAAGGTCGTTCCGGAAGCACCTGCCGAGAGCGCTGATGCCGCCCTGAAGCATATCGTCGACGGCTTTCTGCGGTTTCACCACGACGTTTTTCCTGAGCAGCAGGAGTTGTTCAAGAAGCTCGCCACCTCGCAAAAGCCTCGTGCCATGTTCATCACCTGCGCTGACTCGCGCATCGTGCCCGAGTTGATCACCCAAAGCTCGCCCGGCGACCTGTTCGTTACCCGTAACGTGGGTAACGTAGTACCGCCGTATGGGCAGATGAATGGTGGTGTATCCACCGCCATCGAATACGCAGTACTGGCCTTGGGCGTACATCACATCATTGTTTGCGGTCACTCCGATTGCGGCGCGATGCGCGCAGTACTGAACCCTCAAAGTCTCGAGAAGATGCCGACGGTAAAGGCCTGGTTACGCCATGCCGAGGTGGCCCGCACGGTGGTCGAGGACAATTGTTCCTGCGGCAGCGAGCATGAAAGCATGCAGGTACTGACCAAGGAAAACGTCATTGCCCAGTTGCACCACTTGCGTACCCACCCTTCGGTGGCTTCGCGTCTGGCAGCCGGCCAGTTGTTTATCCATGGCTGGATCTATGACATCGAAACCAGCCAGATCGAAGCATACGATGCTGCCAGCGACAGCTTCCAACCGCTGTCCGCCGGTCAACCGATTCCCTGCGCAACACCCAAAGGCCGCTACTAAGCGTCCTTGAAACCTCCATAACTGCCTGATTGACCGCTGCACCCACGGGTGCGGTCTGGTCATCGGCTGCCTTGAATTCTCCTGACTGCCTTGCCGGCCTGCTGGCGGCTAGCGGCTGCGTGTTTGTCAGGGGTTGTGCCTGCGGCCATCGGAATGGCTGTGAATCTTGAGAGAAGGAGTGACACGGTGAACAAGACACAAGCGAAAGCGTTAATCCCGCGGGAGCTACTGGCCTCTGTAGTGGTTTTTCTGGTCGCCCTGCCCTTGTGCATGGGTATCGCCATAGCCTCGGGCATGCCGCCAGCCAAGGGTCTGATTACTGGAATCATCGGCGGGATCGTGGTCGGTTGGCTCGCCGGCTCGCCCCTGCAGGTAAGCGGTCCTGCCGCTGGCCTGGCTGTTTTGGTGTTTGAGCTGGTACGTCAGCACGGCGTGGCAATGCTGGGTCCGATTCTGTTGCTGGCAGGCCTGCTGCAACTGCTGGCCGGGCGCTTGCGCC is a window of Pseudomonas sp. DG56-2 DNA encoding:
- a CDS encoding carbonic anhydrase codes for the protein MPVKDPSKVVPEAPAESADAALKHIVDGFLRFHHDVFPEQQELFKKLATSQKPRAMFITCADSRIVPELITQSSPGDLFVTRNVGNVVPPYGQMNGGVSTAIEYAVLALGVHHIIVCGHSDCGAMRAVLNPQSLEKMPTVKAWLRHAEVARTVVEDNCSCGSEHESMQVLTKENVIAQLHHLRTHPSVASRLAAGQLFIHGWIYDIETSQIEAYDAASDSFQPLSAGQPIPCATPKGRY
- the prlC gene encoding oligopeptidase A, which encodes MSANNPLLQSYDLPPFSAIRAEHVQPAIEQILADNRTAIAQILKTQGQQPSWAGLVLAMDELNDRLGAAWSPVSHLNAVCNSAELREAYEACLPALSAYATELGQNRELFQAYEALIASPEAASFDVAQKTILEHALRDFRLSGIDLPADQQQRYAQVQSKLSELGSRFSNQLLDATQAWTKHVTDEAALAGLTDSAKAQMAAAAQAKGLDGWLISLEFPSYYAVMTYGEDRALREEIYAAYCTRASDQGPNAGQFDNGPVMGEILDLRQELAELLGYANYAELSLATKMAESSDQVLTFLRDLAKRSKPFAIQDLAQLKAYAAEQGCPDLQSWDSGFYGEKLREQRYSVSQETLRAYFPIDKVLSGLFAIVQRLYGIEIAELKGFDTWHPDVRLFEIKEHGQHVGRFFFDLYARANKRGGAWMDGARDRRRNAEGQLQSPVANLVCNFTPAVPGKPALLTHDEVTTLFHEFGHGLHHLLTRIEHAGVSGINGVAWDAVELPSQFMENWCWEPEGLALISAHYETGAALPQDLLEKMLAAKNFQSGLMMVRQLEFSLFDFELHASHGDGRSVLEVLEGIRDEVSVMRPPAYNRFPNSFAHIFAGGYAAGYYSYKWAEVLSADAFSRFEEEGVLNAQTGRAFREAILARGGSQEPMLLFVDFRGREPSIDALLRHCGLSEDVAA
- a CDS encoding HAD family hydrolase, whose amino-acid sequence is MHQQNILFDLDGTLTDPRLGITRSIQFALAKLDIDEPDLARLEHFIGPPLLQAFMQFYGFDEAKAWQAVNFYRERFKVTGLYENLVFEGVQPLLEALNGQGRTLYIATSKPWQFAREIARHFQFDHHFKVIYGSELDGTRTNKVELIAHLLAEESLDPAQTLMIGDRKHDLIGARSNGLEAVAVGYGFGSHEELTAEQPAYHFATLAELHSAFITNRG
- a CDS encoding YheV family putative zinc ribbon protein gives rise to the protein MSDGPVITKKRFIAGAVCPACSEPDKLMMWSEDSVPHRECVACGFCDTLNEQGLSVPKELGTRVNKIEVKPAEAKVQTVQFFPNPKLKKPAE
- a CDS encoding M3 family metallopeptidase encodes the protein MSTENPLLGAQGLIAYDQITLEHLRPAVDQVIEEHENGIDQIIGHQQALPTWDDLVLAVDGLDARLQGVFYSMVPLMARGDAWASEVFECYGLIDARFKQKLKNAPLHVLYERLAASDVGANLDAHQRGTLQQVLKEFRLAGVGLDDARQLELEQLESRIRELEGKFQETLQKSVEQSSIHITDETQLEGVPEPLRADLAQKARDASLPGWLIVCVQEPCNAILKHATDRALREQVYRAYTTRGWDSELAHDNGPVLEQLAQLRLEKARLLGFDSYMALSLESKSAGSVEQVAGFLDDLVRRVGPGMQRRQTRLQAVGQSHGLETVQPWDVTYLQAADARATLGLPAKGLRGFFPLDKVVQALRELTWQLFGVTLNTDESVAAWDPGVLTFEVLQDHATIGYIHLDLIDRPGKQVLGVSTSYIWHRRIDAEGIYHGAVAVVFSDIAPGIGGEQPQLSHLSLRKLFHEYGHAMHHLLVRTNNHLLSDLRRLGADGVEVSSKLLERWAWDADYMADISSHHEDGRKLTTEQVQLALTALQGEGIQECALLLSQALFDFDLHLSADDGRTIDQRAETSHAQVCGWPLVGFERPMHALDHLVSGYDASFYAYLWSDAQAFDLFTRFQSEGLRSASTGRALQDVVLSQGAARPISQSLEAFLGRPVSYVPFLRWYGVAEDD
- a CDS encoding PA0069 family radical SAM protein, whose protein sequence is MFSPAPQRGRGTTLNPHNRFAPRQSLAEDDGWYQEVPMTQGTEVRSETAKSIITRNTSPDLPFDRSINPYRGCEHGCIYCYARPSHAYWDLSPGLDFETKLIAKTNAAQVLEQQLSKPGYVCAPINLGSNTDPYQPIEREQKLTRRLLEVLLRYRHPVTIVTKGSLILRDLDVLAELARQRLVTVMISLTTLDDELKRTLEPRAAAPKARLRAIRVLSEAGVPVGVLCSPMIPMINDSELEQLLEAAKNAGALSAAYMLLRLPLEVAPLFEQWLQDHYPQRANHVLSLIRQSRGGELYDSRFGARMRGEGVFADLLAQRFAKAIRRLELNQRKGYALDCSAFCPPGGQMSLL
- a CDS encoding gamma carbonic anhydrase family protein gives rise to the protein MAIRTFQNHSPRLAERAFVDRSAVVLGDVEIGADSSVWPLTVIRGDMHRIRIGARTSVQDGSVLHITHAGPFNPDGFPLLIGDEVTIGHKVMLHGCTLGNRILVGMGSTIMDGAIVEDEVIIGAGSLVPPGKRLESGYLYVGSPVKQARALTEKERAFFPYSASNYVKLKDQHLAEGYHLPE